In Terriglobus sp. TAA 43, a single window of DNA contains:
- a CDS encoding lipid-binding SYLF domain-containing protein, whose amino-acid sequence MKTYRALLLLILGTALPAFAQNKIDDRLGNSAEVLRQMIAHPDSIPKTYLDRSVCVLIFPAVKKVGVGLGVTYGRGVLVCRTGTDMKGPWSAPAMYKLDVGSLGLQLGRSETDYVMLLENKKSALKLLTGKLKLGADASAVAGPSGAKAVGANDTNFDVLTYTRAKGGLFAGASLGSASMVTDDDANKAVYGKDITATEIVREGGATVTPAGKSLIKVLTTASPSSH is encoded by the coding sequence ATGAAAACATATCGCGCGCTACTGTTACTCATTCTTGGCACGGCGCTTCCCGCGTTTGCCCAAAACAAAATCGACGACCGACTCGGAAACTCAGCCGAAGTGCTGCGCCAGATGATCGCACACCCGGATTCCATCCCCAAGACCTACCTGGATCGATCCGTGTGCGTGCTTATCTTTCCTGCGGTAAAGAAAGTAGGCGTAGGTCTTGGCGTTACCTACGGTCGTGGTGTACTCGTCTGCAGAACCGGAACGGACATGAAAGGGCCCTGGTCTGCCCCCGCCATGTACAAGCTCGATGTAGGCAGTCTTGGCTTACAGCTTGGCCGCTCGGAGACGGACTACGTCATGCTTCTTGAAAACAAGAAGAGCGCTCTCAAATTGCTCACCGGCAAGCTGAAGCTGGGTGCCGATGCGAGCGCAGTTGCGGGCCCAAGCGGTGCCAAGGCCGTGGGAGCAAATGACACAAACTTCGATGTTCTGACATACACCCGCGCCAAAGGTGGCCTCTTCGCCGGCGCCTCTCTCGGTAGCGCATCAATGGTGACCGACGACGACGCGAACAAGGCCGTGTATGGCAAGGACATCACAGCAACAGAAATCGTTCGCGAAGGGGGCGCAACTGTCACACCCGCAGGTAAATCCCTCATCAAAGTCTTGACCACGGCTTCGCCCAGCAGCCACTAA
- a CDS encoding chloride channel protein, whose product MTIEKPRAGWLSRSLPLVHEDLSSTYERNLHRWLIVAPIVGITAGLGITAVATVLLRYVWPRVLALYLAHHWIIIPGLTLGGIVTGLLMQFGTPDPNLHSTEEVIEMYHENNGKIDLRSTPVKLIAAITTVGSGGSAALEGPAIYGGAAIGTWVWSRLSKISRLGLTPRHRRILLLCGAAAGMSAVFRAPLTGIVFALEMPYKDDMAHEALVPSLIASVVSYMTLGVFFGSEPLFAFTASSSYVPKDLVWCALLGMLIGLIAMTFVITFRRLRRFVVECPVAHWIKMGIGGLATALCGLAFLHFYPGTLVPLGPNYEAVRMIIGQNHSTPELLFFTLMKLAATACTLGVGGVSAMFVPLFLSGGSLGAAFGQSVVHTQTLGLYEAVGMTSFISAAYKAPLAAVVFMAETTGGHGFLIPALVGAAIAYVISGDASISPAQHVHSRAERQSHATA is encoded by the coding sequence GTGACAATCGAAAAGCCCCGGGCAGGTTGGTTAAGCCGTTCTCTTCCGTTGGTGCACGAAGACCTTTCCAGTACCTATGAGCGGAATCTCCATCGCTGGTTGATCGTAGCTCCCATCGTTGGCATCACAGCGGGCCTGGGTATTACTGCGGTTGCAACTGTACTGCTGCGCTACGTCTGGCCTCGTGTGCTTGCTCTATATCTTGCGCATCATTGGATCATCATTCCCGGCCTGACTCTTGGGGGTATTGTTACCGGCCTGCTGATGCAGTTCGGAACGCCGGATCCCAATCTGCATTCGACAGAAGAAGTGATCGAGATGTACCACGAGAACAATGGGAAGATCGATCTGCGTTCGACGCCTGTGAAGTTAATCGCGGCTATCACTACGGTTGGCTCTGGTGGCAGCGCTGCGTTGGAAGGTCCCGCGATCTATGGCGGAGCGGCCATCGGCACGTGGGTATGGTCGCGATTATCCAAAATCTCAAGGCTCGGACTTACCCCGCGTCATCGTCGCATCCTGTTGCTCTGTGGCGCAGCGGCAGGCATGTCCGCGGTATTTCGCGCACCTCTCACGGGCATCGTATTTGCATTGGAAATGCCATACAAAGACGACATGGCACACGAAGCGCTTGTGCCATCTCTGATTGCATCTGTCGTTTCATATATGACACTCGGTGTCTTTTTCGGGAGCGAACCACTCTTCGCATTCACGGCTTCGTCTTCGTATGTGCCGAAAGACCTTGTGTGGTGCGCGCTGTTGGGCATGTTGATTGGTCTGATTGCCATGACCTTTGTCATCACATTCCGCAGACTCCGTCGATTCGTCGTCGAGTGCCCGGTTGCGCACTGGATCAAGATGGGAATCGGCGGGTTGGCGACGGCCCTATGTGGTCTTGCATTCCTGCATTTCTATCCTGGGACACTTGTTCCGCTTGGCCCCAATTACGAAGCAGTTCGGATGATCATTGGGCAGAATCACTCCACGCCAGAACTGTTGTTTTTTACCTTGATGAAGCTCGCAGCAACTGCCTGCACACTAGGAGTGGGCGGCGTCAGCGCCATGTTCGTTCCACTGTTCCTAAGTGGCGGCAGTCTCGGCGCAGCGTTTGGGCAAAGCGTCGTTCACACGCAGACCCTGGGACTATATGAGGCGGTGGGGATGACCTCTTTCATCTCGGCAGCATACAAAGCTCCGCTGGCGGCGGTGGTGTTCATGGCGGAAACAACGGGCGGTCATGGATTCTTAATTCCCGCTCTTGTAGGTGCGGCCATTGCCTACGTGATCTCTGGCGACGCATCCATCTCACCAGCGCAACACGTGCATTCTCGCGCTGAACGTCAAAGCCACGCCACGGCGTAG
- a CDS encoding MarR family transcriptional regulator, with protein sequence MKPTSVDKQLTVALAAFRADLRRFLHYSELAAEKAGLLPQQHQLLLQVAGAPADTLVTIAYIAERLQLQHNSAVELCKRCEAAGFLIRDKLKENRRFVILQLTPSGKKMLGRLSRDHARELRQWAPELIASLHKIVLFDGEFEGDIE encoded by the coding sequence ATGAAGCCGACTTCCGTAGACAAGCAACTGACGGTAGCGCTAGCAGCCTTTCGCGCAGATTTACGCCGCTTTCTGCATTACAGCGAGCTCGCTGCGGAAAAAGCAGGACTCCTCCCGCAACAACATCAGCTTTTGCTGCAGGTTGCAGGAGCACCCGCAGATACGCTTGTCACAATTGCCTATATCGCTGAGCGTCTGCAGTTGCAACACAACAGTGCGGTGGAACTCTGCAAGCGATGCGAAGCTGCCGGCTTCCTAATACGCGACAAGCTGAAAGAAAATCGCCGCTTTGTGATTCTGCAGCTGACGCCCTCCGGTAAGAAGATGTTGGGCCGACTTTCCAGAGATCACGCGCGCGAACTGCGCCAGTGGGCGCCTGAACTCATCGCCTCGCTCCACAAGATTGTCTTGTTCGATGGCGAATTCGAAGGAGACATAGAGTGA
- a CDS encoding magnesium transporter CorA family protein: MITTYYDRAGQLEIGAEGDLKDAAWIDLYAPSPEEEQRVEAELKITIPTREEMREVESSSALYHEGDATYITVRAVERGSRGEPGLTSFTLVLVRQQFITLRYAEPRSFAQFLARTHKPEQAFPSSQSLLLCLLETMVDRDADILEEIGDALDPISLEIFSRDTSSSMESIAAKDLSQVLTRIGNAGELAARVRQSLHSIGRALPFLKLEIESHAALDTRLKTLTLDVQSLLEHDNFLQTQIQFLLDSNIGLISIQQNAIMKTLSVAAVIFLPPTLIGSVYGMNFEHMPELHWAHGYPFALGLMLLSVVLPLAFFRMRRWF; the protein is encoded by the coding sequence ATGATAACGACATACTACGATCGCGCGGGTCAGTTGGAGATCGGTGCAGAAGGCGATTTGAAGGATGCTGCATGGATTGATCTCTATGCGCCGTCTCCCGAAGAAGAACAACGCGTAGAAGCAGAATTAAAGATCACGATTCCGACTCGCGAAGAGATGCGTGAGGTAGAGAGCAGCAGTGCGCTCTACCACGAAGGCGACGCCACTTATATCACGGTCCGTGCGGTGGAGCGGGGAAGCAGGGGAGAGCCCGGACTGACGAGCTTTACACTCGTCCTGGTACGGCAGCAATTCATCACGCTGCGGTATGCAGAACCAAGATCCTTTGCGCAGTTTCTCGCACGGACACACAAGCCTGAGCAGGCCTTTCCATCGTCGCAGTCGTTGCTTCTCTGTCTGTTGGAAACAATGGTCGACCGTGATGCTGACATCCTTGAAGAAATTGGCGATGCGCTGGATCCCATCTCGCTTGAGATCTTCTCGCGCGATACGTCTTCGTCTATGGAAAGCATCGCAGCAAAGGATTTAAGCCAGGTCCTGACACGCATTGGAAATGCAGGGGAACTCGCAGCGCGCGTACGCCAAAGCCTCCACAGTATCGGTCGCGCTCTTCCTTTCTTGAAGCTTGAAATTGAGAGCCATGCAGCTCTTGATACAAGACTGAAAACGCTCACGCTGGATGTGCAGTCGCTACTGGAACACGACAACTTTCTTCAGACGCAGATTCAATTTCTGCTTGATTCCAATATCGGGCTCATCTCCATTCAGCAGAATGCGATTATGAAGACGCTGAGCGTGGCGGCGGTGATCTTTCTGCCGCCCACGCTAATTGGTTCCGTTTACGGAATGAATTTTGAGCATATGCCTGAATTGCACTGGGCCCATGGCTACCCTTTTGCGCTCGGTTTAATGCTCTTATCAGTCGTTCTTCCTTTGGCGTTCTTTCGCATGCGCCGCTGGTTCTAG
- a CDS encoding queuosine precursor transporter, whose protein sequence is MTHTHSQPSRRLLDVLQVAFVVILLVSNLLAQKICLIGGLPVSAAILLFPITYIFGDVFTEVYGYAASRRAIWLGFFATALLYVAAALAIKLPADPSWHNQEAFSAVFGFIPRILAASLAAFWFGEFANSYVMARLKLLTNGRWLWTRTVGSTVVGQAIDTSLVVVLTFGGIIPARTMFFMILSSYALKVGYEVLATPLTYVVIYALKRIEGGESFDRHTSFNPFRFSERKAASSTE, encoded by the coding sequence ATGACTCACACGCACAGTCAGCCCTCTCGCCGTTTGTTGGATGTATTGCAGGTGGCATTCGTCGTCATTCTGCTGGTGTCGAATCTTCTCGCGCAGAAGATATGCCTCATTGGCGGTCTGCCAGTTTCAGCGGCTATTTTGCTCTTTCCCATCACGTACATTTTTGGAGACGTATTCACGGAAGTGTATGGATACGCTGCTTCGCGTCGTGCTATCTGGCTTGGCTTCTTTGCTACGGCTTTGCTTTATGTCGCAGCAGCATTGGCGATTAAGCTTCCAGCCGATCCCTCTTGGCACAATCAGGAAGCTTTCTCGGCTGTCTTCGGATTCATCCCTCGCATTCTTGCTGCGAGTCTTGCGGCTTTCTGGTTCGGAGAATTCGCAAATAGTTACGTCATGGCCAGGTTGAAGCTGCTGACAAACGGACGCTGGCTGTGGACCCGCACCGTCGGTTCCACCGTCGTTGGACAAGCGATCGACACAAGCCTGGTGGTAGTGCTCACGTTTGGTGGCATCATTCCCGCAAGAACGATGTTCTTCATGATTCTCAGTAGCTATGCGTTGAAAGTTGGATACGAAGTATTGGCAACACCGCTCACCTATGTCGTCATCTATGCTCTGAAGCGAATCGAAGGCGGGGAAAGTTTCGATCGGCACACGTCCTTCAATCCGTTTCGGTTTTCAGAGAGAAAGGCTGCTTCCTCCACAGAATGA
- a CDS encoding response regulator transcription factor, translating into MPTQPMTVRRRVLVVDDESSITRTLRASFLANGYDVRTAHDGVSALNVLEDWDPEVVVTDLTMPEMDGVELCKRIRSYSSIPIILLSVQDATSAKIRGLDAGADDYVTKPFSIDELLARVRGSLRRLDALRTSDSTSTEPKMLRTGDFSVNTLTRHVTVSEIEVKLTPREYDLLLFFLRNVDRVLTHSSIIQSIWGPHSTHQPEYLRVLVASLRKKIERDPNHPQYLLTDPWVGYRLNPNPED; encoded by the coding sequence ATGCCTACCCAACCAATGACTGTGCGGCGACGCGTGCTGGTGGTCGACGATGAATCTTCCATCACACGAACTCTCCGCGCCAGCTTTCTGGCGAATGGCTACGACGTGCGAACTGCTCACGATGGAGTTTCCGCACTCAACGTCTTGGAAGACTGGGATCCTGAAGTCGTTGTGACAGATCTGACCATGCCAGAAATGGATGGCGTTGAACTCTGCAAGCGAATTCGGAGTTATTCGTCCATTCCGATCATCCTGCTATCGGTACAAGACGCTACAAGTGCGAAGATTCGCGGTCTTGATGCGGGTGCGGACGATTACGTGACCAAGCCCTTTAGCATCGATGAGCTACTGGCGCGTGTCCGAGGTTCTCTTCGACGCCTGGACGCCTTAAGGACGTCAGATTCAACATCAACCGAACCCAAGATGCTGCGCACCGGTGATTTCAGTGTCAACACTCTCACCCGTCATGTGACGGTGAGCGAAATTGAAGTGAAGCTCACGCCGCGAGAATATGACCTGTTGTTATTTTTTCTGCGAAACGTGGATCGTGTCCTGACGCATTCTTCGATTATTCAATCGATCTGGGGACCGCACAGCACGCATCAGCCAGAGTATCTTCGTGTTCTTGTGGCCTCGCTCAGAAAGAAGATTGAACGTGATCCGAACCATCCACAGTATTTGCTTACCGATCCCTGGGTCGGCTATCGCCTGAATCCTAATCCCGAGGACTAA
- a CDS encoding cell wall metabolism sensor histidine kinase WalK, with the protein MQILSYLSRKNIALRSFLSVLFISGLIGALAPLHRALSVTTIGFTLLLGVLFISIHMGSKPALAASVVAMLGYNFFFLPPLLTLTIEDPQNWVALAAFSITAVVTGQLSAHARQRALEAEEARLESERLYRELRSAFEIASQTEAIKRSEQMKSALLDAVTHDLRTPLTSIRAAATTLRKAYVSGQHIESELEEELIGMVDEESLHLDQLISSFVELARVESGHMLLKTSWSSLQDVTGAAIKRAERMSGEHAIVVEIPDTLPLLNIDERALSEVVYTLIDNAKKYSPPRSKVTVTARMSESGIEVWVHDEGIGIAAADATRVFQKFYRGDETRVSTPHGLGVGLAIAKAIVEAHGGVIWVDQPGGATGTTIKFHIPVREENVCLPNQ; encoded by the coding sequence ATGCAGATTCTGTCCTACCTCTCTCGTAAGAACATCGCTCTTCGTTCCTTCCTGTCTGTGTTGTTTATCTCTGGTCTTATTGGGGCGCTAGCTCCTCTTCACCGGGCGCTGAGCGTGACTACCATTGGATTCACTCTGTTGCTCGGTGTCTTGTTCATCTCAATCCATATGGGGAGCAAGCCGGCGTTGGCTGCGAGCGTCGTCGCTATGCTCGGATATAACTTCTTTTTCCTGCCACCTCTCTTAACGCTGACGATTGAAGACCCGCAGAACTGGGTGGCGCTTGCCGCCTTTTCGATCACCGCAGTCGTAACCGGCCAACTCTCAGCGCATGCGCGACAGCGTGCCCTGGAGGCAGAGGAAGCTCGACTAGAGTCCGAACGCCTTTACCGGGAACTCCGTTCTGCCTTTGAGATCGCAAGCCAAACCGAAGCGATCAAACGCAGCGAGCAAATGAAGTCGGCGCTGCTGGATGCCGTTACTCACGACCTGCGGACACCGCTGACATCGATCCGCGCCGCCGCAACAACCTTGCGTAAGGCATACGTCTCTGGTCAGCACATCGAGAGTGAATTAGAGGAAGAGTTGATCGGTATGGTCGATGAGGAAAGCCTGCATCTTGACCAACTGATTAGCAGCTTCGTTGAGTTGGCGCGCGTGGAGTCGGGCCACATGTTGCTTAAAACAAGTTGGAGCTCTCTTCAGGATGTGACAGGTGCTGCTATCAAACGGGCGGAGAGAATGAGCGGGGAGCACGCGATCGTGGTTGAGATTCCCGATACGTTGCCGTTGCTGAATATTGATGAGCGCGCGCTTTCTGAAGTGGTGTATACGCTCATCGACAACGCTAAGAAATACTCGCCTCCCAGGTCGAAAGTAACTGTCACTGCAAGAATGTCGGAATCGGGCATTGAGGTTTGGGTTCACGATGAAGGAATCGGCATAGCGGCCGCGGATGCAACACGGGTCTTTCAGAAGTTCTATCGAGGCGACGAGACGCGTGTCAGCACACCACACGGACTTGGCGTGGGCCTCGCGATCGCAAAGGCGATTGTCGAAGCCCACGGCGGTGTCATCTGGGTAGATCAGCCAGGAGGAGCGACGGGCACGACGATTAAGTTTCATATCCCGGTGCGCGAGGAGAATGTATGCCTACCCAACCAATGA
- a CDS encoding outer membrane beta-barrel protein, with protein sequence MQTVPLAQVLAFVLGPVVLSFLIWVLYHFHVDGKRFRASQYHQNEATMENNHIPEGRNYSYPVRTAVVTLAILFTSLSASAQGNSANDQAKAANAVDLEKKVEDLQNELDQLKKQLLELHNAHTPTSPITQRTTTSATLEQPKPAIDAAPKSSLSLPLGATVNVILDGYYEYNTNHPAGRVNSLRAYDVLSNAFSLNQAGVIFELPTAPEEGRRFGGRVDLQFGQATATLQGNPANENRPDIYRNVFQAYGRYVAPLGKGLTVDFGKWASSLGYEANYTKDQLNYTRSFYFYFLPFYHMGLRANYQLNDKVAFNYWLTNGTQQTEPFNSFKDEMFGLNLTPTKSINWTVNYYLGQEHPDVATSSNCGTAPLQPGLCFTPIADPQNGKTHIFDTYASWQVTPKLLLGGEADYVIQRQWANAAPGESSAPSHTDGGAAYASYQLTPSSSLAARTEYLSDRGGLFSGTTQALKEVTTTYTHHFGDGFQAMLEYRRDWSNQAFFPRGTAGAHVNHQDTATLGLVWWYGGKKGAW encoded by the coding sequence ATGCAAACTGTTCCCCTGGCCCAGGTTCTAGCATTCGTGTTGGGCCCGGTTGTACTTTCCTTCCTAATTTGGGTGTTGTACCACTTCCACGTTGATGGCAAGCGATTCAGGGCTTCGCAATATCACCAGAACGAAGCCACGATGGAAAACAACCACATTCCAGAGGGTAGAAACTATTCCTACCCAGTGCGAACTGCCGTCGTCACGCTGGCAATTCTGTTCACTTCTTTGTCCGCGTCCGCGCAAGGCAATTCGGCAAACGACCAGGCGAAGGCTGCCAATGCGGTTGATCTCGAAAAGAAAGTCGAAGACCTGCAGAATGAGCTGGACCAGCTAAAGAAACAGCTTCTCGAGCTGCACAATGCACATACACCCACGTCGCCCATTACCCAACGGACGACGACCAGCGCAACACTGGAACAACCCAAACCGGCGATCGATGCCGCACCCAAAAGCTCTTTGTCCTTGCCATTGGGAGCGACCGTCAACGTAATTTTGGATGGATATTACGAATACAACACCAACCATCCAGCGGGCCGCGTGAATTCATTGCGCGCGTATGACGTTCTCAGCAACGCGTTCAGTCTGAATCAAGCAGGTGTGATCTTTGAGCTGCCGACGGCACCCGAAGAAGGTCGGCGCTTCGGAGGACGCGTGGATCTTCAGTTTGGACAAGCGACTGCCACATTACAAGGCAATCCCGCGAATGAGAATCGTCCGGATATCTATCGCAACGTCTTTCAAGCCTACGGCCGTTACGTCGCGCCGCTCGGAAAAGGGTTGACTGTCGACTTTGGAAAGTGGGCAAGCTCGCTGGGCTACGAGGCGAACTATACAAAGGACCAGCTGAACTACACCAGATCGTTCTACTTCTATTTCCTGCCCTTCTATCACATGGGCTTACGTGCGAATTATCAGCTCAACGACAAAGTCGCATTCAACTACTGGCTAACCAACGGCACGCAGCAGACAGAGCCTTTCAATTCCTTCAAGGACGAAATGTTCGGACTCAACCTGACACCGACTAAGTCGATCAATTGGACTGTGAACTATTACCTGGGCCAGGAACACCCCGACGTGGCGACCTCCAGCAACTGTGGCACTGCCCCTTTGCAACCGGGACTTTGCTTTACTCCGATTGCTGACCCGCAGAACGGCAAGACTCACATCTTCGACACCTATGCCAGTTGGCAAGTGACGCCCAAGCTCCTGTTGGGTGGAGAAGCGGATTACGTGATCCAACGTCAATGGGCAAATGCTGCACCGGGAGAATCCTCAGCACCGTCGCATACAGACGGCGGCGCGGCGTATGCAAGCTATCAGCTCACACCGTCTTCCTCGCTGGCGGCGCGCACCGAATATCTCTCGGACCGCGGCGGTCTGTTTAGCGGAACAACACAGGCGCTCAAGGAAGTGACGACAACTTACACCCATCATTTTGGTGACGGATTTCAAGCCATGCTGGAGTATCGGAGAGATTGGAGCAATCAGGCTTTCTTTCCGCGCGGCACCGCGGGAGCCCACGTGAATCATCAGGACACGGCGACTCTTGGCTTGGTCTGGTGGTACGGAGGAAAGAAAGGAGCGTGGTAA
- a CDS encoding response regulator transcription factor, with amino-acid sequence MHQGSVLIVEDDSALRHTISSTLSALGFEVRDVSSGEAGMEELRHHQAEVVLLDLNMPGMGGMQAAAKMRGTYPGLGIIVLTVRDREEDKIQALDAGADDFVTKPFRIPELAARIRAAVRRSRTSTDEPVTHLKSGDIHLDLTAHRVTKANEEVHLTPKEFELLSVLMQYAGSPLSHHKLLSTVWGPEYGNEREYLRTFISQLRRKLERDPSNPEYLLTENYVGYRFSAQD; translated from the coding sequence GTGCATCAAGGATCAGTATTGATCGTAGAAGACGATTCTGCTCTTCGACATACCATCTCCAGCACGCTGAGTGCCCTGGGATTTGAAGTACGCGACGTGTCGAGTGGCGAAGCAGGGATGGAAGAATTGAGACATCATCAAGCGGAAGTTGTGCTGCTGGATCTCAATATGCCTGGCATGGGAGGTATGCAGGCGGCAGCTAAAATGCGTGGAACTTATCCCGGACTCGGAATCATTGTCCTGACCGTCAGGGACCGTGAGGAAGACAAAATTCAAGCTCTTGATGCGGGAGCGGATGATTTTGTGACCAAGCCCTTTCGCATTCCTGAACTGGCCGCTCGGATTCGGGCCGCGGTACGTCGCTCTCGAACCTCCACAGATGAACCTGTGACCCACTTGAAGTCAGGCGACATCCACCTTGATCTGACTGCGCATCGTGTAACGAAGGCCAACGAGGAAGTGCACCTGACGCCAAAAGAGTTTGAGCTTCTATCCGTGCTTATGCAGTATGCCGGAAGCCCCTTGTCTCACCATAAGCTTTTATCCACCGTATGGGGACCGGAGTATGGAAATGAGCGGGAGTACCTTCGTACATTTATCAGTCAACTTCGTCGAAAGCTTGAGAGAGATCCATCCAACCCGGAATATCTACTTACTGAAAACTACGTTGGGTATCGATTCAGCGCTCAAGACTGA